From the genome of Gemmatimonadaceae bacterium:
CTCCTCACCTCGATCGACAGGGATGGGGCGCGCACGGGGTACGATCTTGCGCTGACTCGCGCGGTCGCCGATGCGGTACCGGTGCCGGTGATTGCCAGTGGTGGCGCCGGACGCGCGTCACACCTGGTGGATGCCATTGTGTTGGGGCACGCTGATGCCGTGCTCGTGGCGGGAATCCTGCACGACGGGGTCACCACGGTGCGCGCGCTCAAGCACGACATGCGCGTGGCCGGGTTGTCTGTGCGCGATGTCGATATCACCAGCGAGGTGGCCGCATGAGCCAGGTCGAGAAGCCCGCGTCGGTGATGCAGGCGGCCGCTGAAGTGGCGCACTTGGCGGCGCGCACCGCGATGCAATGGTATCGCACCGGCGTCACCGTGGAAACAAAGGGTGATGGCTCCCCGGTCACCATTGCGGACCGTGAAGCGGAACGCGTCGCGCGCGACTGGCTGACCGCGCGCTTCCCATCCGATGGATTGCATGGTGAGGAATTCGGCATCGAGCGGCCGGACGCGCGCCGTCGCTGGATTCTCGATCCGATTGACGGTACCAAAGCGTTTGTGCGTGGTGTGCCGCTCTGGGGCACACTGGTGGCCTGTTGCGAGGGTGAGACGGTGCTCGCGGGCGCGGCATGCTTTCCGGCGGTTGACGAGCTGATCGTGGCGGCGCCCGGAGAGGGTTGCTGGTGGAACGGCTCGCGCGCTCGCGTGTCACACGTCGACCGACTCGAAGACGCAACCGCGCTCATCACCGATGATTGTTTCATGGAGCATCCGTCACGCGGGGGACAGTGGCGCGCGTTGGCGTCACAGGTCAACGTTGCGCGCACGTGGGGCGACTGTTACGGCTACCTGCTCGTCGCCACCGGACGCGCGGAGATCATGGTGGACGACATCGTGAATGCCTGGGACATCGCCGCGATGCTGCCGATCATCACGGAAGCCGGCGGGCGATTCACCGCCTGGAACGGCAACGTCACGGCATTCGGGGGCAGCGCCATCGCCACCAACGCA
Proteins encoded in this window:
- the hisN gene encoding histidinol-phosphatase, with amino-acid sequence MSQVEKPASVMQAAAEVAHLAARTAMQWYRTGVTVETKGDGSPVTIADREAERVARDWLTARFPSDGLHGEEFGIERPDARRRWILDPIDGTKAFVRGVPLWGTLVACCEGETVLAGAACFPAVDELIVAAPGEGCWWNGSRARVSHVDRLEDATALITDDCFMEHPSRGGQWRALASQVNVARTWGDCYGYLLVATGRAEIMVDDIVNAWDIAAMLPIITEAGGRFTAWNGNVTAFGGSAIATNAGVADATRSLLHERSSGALGAARP